The following coding sequences are from one Granulicella arctica window:
- a CDS encoding alpha/beta fold hydrolase: MTNYTHRTAPTQFVEANGIRFAYRRFGSKEGVPLIFNPHILGNMDSWDPSVTDGLAQNREVILFDNAGVASSSGEVPNTFAAMAKNAGVFIDALGLKQVDVLGFSIGSMIAQNIALERPNLVRKLVIVGSGPRNGDGIPLTSESQKIFTNKYGNMDDFWIDGFFTASPESQAAGRAFLKRRDARVEGRDIPIDDKVQPAQFAALQEWGKPVGERFAYLENIKMPVLVVGGKSDIIFYTINSLYLEQHLPNAQMIIYPDSAHGSLFQYPELFVEHTNTFLRG; encoded by the coding sequence ATGACCAACTACACGCACCGCACCGCACCAACGCAATTCGTGGAAGCCAACGGTATTCGTTTCGCGTACCGTCGCTTTGGCAGTAAGGAAGGCGTTCCCCTGATCTTCAATCCTCATATTCTCGGCAACATGGATAGCTGGGACCCCTCCGTAACCGACGGCCTTGCCCAGAACCGAGAGGTCATCCTCTTCGATAACGCTGGCGTCGCCAGTTCCAGCGGCGAGGTTCCGAACACCTTTGCCGCAATGGCGAAGAATGCAGGCGTATTCATCGACGCCCTCGGCCTGAAGCAGGTCGACGTACTCGGCTTCTCGATTGGCTCCATGATCGCGCAGAATATTGCGCTTGAGCGGCCTAACCTTGTTCGCAAGCTCGTCATCGTCGGCAGCGGACCGCGCAATGGCGACGGCATTCCTCTCACGTCGGAGTCGCAGAAGATCTTCACAAACAAGTATGGCAACATGGATGACTTCTGGATCGACGGCTTCTTTACCGCCTCGCCTGAAAGTCAGGCGGCCGGACGCGCCTTTCTCAAGCGCCGGGATGCGCGGGTTGAAGGTCGCGATATTCCGATCGACGACAAGGTGCAGCCGGCCCAGTTTGCCGCACTGCAGGAGTGGGGTAAGCCCGTCGGGGAACGCTTCGCCTACCTTGAAAACATCAAGATGCCCGTGCTGGTCGTTGGTGGAAAGTCCGACATCATCTTCTACACCATCAACTCGCTCTACCTGGAGCAGCACCTGCCTAATGCCCAGATGATCATCTACCCCGACTCGGCCCACGGCTCGCTTTTTCAGTATCCAGAGCTGTTCGTAGAGCACACCAACACGTTCCTGCGCGGCTAA
- a CDS encoding TetR/AcrR family transcriptional regulator — translation MRKPTHKAKILTEGLRVVHQRGYSASSVRDIIQAAGVPQGSFTNHFANKEAFGLEILNVFYAVIQRLMEETLLNDALPPLQRLRTWAETSVDSLNQNEEWNGCLLGNFGAETNSEIDVIQQRLAEIFLEQQQRIAYCLRAAVAEGELAVSINCDDLAGFIHGSMEGAILMAKAQRSSLPTERFKKILFSTLLADQS, via the coding sequence ATGCGCAAGCCGACCCATAAAGCGAAGATTCTTACAGAAGGCCTCCGCGTCGTCCATCAGCGCGGCTATTCAGCATCGAGCGTTCGCGACATTATCCAGGCCGCGGGTGTGCCGCAGGGCTCCTTCACCAATCATTTTGCGAACAAAGAGGCCTTCGGGCTTGAGATTTTGAACGTCTTCTATGCTGTGATTCAGCGCCTGATGGAAGAGACGCTCCTCAACGACGCCCTGCCGCCGCTCCAGCGCCTTCGAACATGGGCAGAGACCAGCGTCGATTCCCTCAACCAGAATGAAGAGTGGAATGGCTGCCTTCTGGGTAATTTTGGTGCCGAAACCAACTCTGAGATCGATGTCATCCAGCAGAGGCTCGCTGAGATATTCCTTGAGCAGCAGCAGCGCATCGCCTATTGCCTGCGAGCTGCGGTGGCAGAAGGGGAACTGGCGGTCTCTATCAATTGTGATGATCTGGCTGGCTTTATTCATGGCTCTATGGAAGGGGCAATCCTTATGGCTAAAGCGCAGCGTAGTTCCTTGCCGACGGAACGATTTAAGAAAATTCTCTTTTCTACTCTTCTCGCTGACCAGAGTTAG
- the rpsP gene encoding 30S ribosomal protein S16: protein MIRLSRVGARKQPHYRVIVIEKDRARNGRSIEVVGTYNPRTNPATVDLKRDRIDYWTGKGAQLSERVGKLLTQGSAVAPVEAAAA, encoded by the coding sequence ATGATCCGTTTGTCGCGCGTTGGCGCGCGTAAGCAGCCCCACTATCGTGTAATCGTTATTGAAAAAGATCGCGCCCGCAATGGCCGTTCCATTGAGGTTGTTGGAACCTACAACCCCCGGACCAATCCCGCCACTGTCGATCTCAAGCGCGATCGCATCGACTATTGGACCGGCAAGGGAGCCCAGCTCTCCGAGCGTGTTGGCAAACTTCTCACCCAGGGCTCCGCTGTAGCTCCCGTAGAAGCTGCGGCTGCGTAA
- a CDS encoding KH domain-containing protein, protein MTEATAQGSNAAEIIDLIAGIAKALVDSPDNVVVEAIPDQDSTVLRLQVAQSDVGKIIGKQGRTARSLRTILSAASMKVHHRYSLDIIDNSNTAAH, encoded by the coding sequence ATGACAGAAGCAACAGCGCAAGGCAGCAATGCCGCAGAAATCATCGACCTGATCGCCGGAATTGCCAAGGCGCTCGTCGATAGCCCCGACAATGTCGTCGTTGAAGCAATCCCGGATCAGGACTCAACTGTTCTGCGGCTCCAGGTAGCGCAAAGCGATGTCGGCAAGATCATTGGAAAACAGGGCCGTACGGCTCGCTCGCTCCGTACTATCCTGAGCGCGGCCAGCATGAAGGTTCACCACCGCTATTCCCTCGACATCATCGATAACAGCAACACCGCCGCTCACTAA
- the rimM gene encoding ribosome maturation factor RimM (Essential for efficient processing of 16S rRNA) — translation MAAQHAEGREDWTILAHLLRPQGRKGELLAELLTDFPERFAERQSVSLRKGDGSLEAATVEQHWLPVGKNAGRVVLKLQGIDSINDAERLSGFDLVVPVEERIELEDDTEYIADLLDCTVVDGERTVGIVEDVHFPTSSTGSRLSEAAPLLVVRSPNGDELLIPFAKEWVQAIDVPGKRIQMKLPEGLLEING, via the coding sequence ATGGCAGCTCAGCACGCTGAAGGCCGGGAGGACTGGACCATCCTCGCCCATCTTCTGCGGCCTCAAGGTCGCAAGGGAGAACTCCTTGCTGAACTCCTCACAGATTTCCCTGAGCGGTTTGCGGAGCGCCAGTCTGTCTCGCTCCGCAAGGGAGATGGCTCCCTTGAGGCTGCGACCGTTGAACAGCATTGGCTGCCCGTCGGCAAGAATGCCGGTCGTGTCGTTCTCAAGTTGCAGGGCATCGATTCCATCAACGACGCCGAACGCCTCTCTGGCTTCGATCTAGTTGTTCCTGTTGAAGAGCGGATTGAACTGGAAGACGATACGGAGTACATCGCCGACCTGCTCGATTGCACCGTGGTCGATGGCGAACGCACGGTCGGAATTGTCGAAGATGTTCACTTCCCTACCAGTTCCACCGGCAGCCGTCTCTCAGAGGCGGCACCACTGCTGGTCGTTCGCTCGCCTAATGGTGACGAACTGCTCATTCCGTTCGCGAAGGAGTGGGTTCAGGCCATTGACGTACCCGGCAAGCGGATTCAGATGAAGCTCCCCGAAGGTTTGTTAGAGATTAACGGCTGA
- the trmD gene encoding tRNA (guanosine(37)-N1)-methyltransferase TrmD: protein MRFDIITIFPNFFEGFLTHGILSRALTNGAAEVHTHDLRAFTHDRHKTVDDRPFGGGEGMVLKPGPIFEACESLNLIPKSLRDPSKETVILLSAQGRPFTQAIAHELVEAERVVFVCGRYEGVDERVNEQLCDRELSIGDYVLSGGELGAAVIIDSIVRLLPGALGNPDSARFESFGAAAVPSVVAPGEPPPSTNAAGGLLDYPHYTRPADFRGTPVPEVLTGGSHEAVRKWRRQMALCKTLRNRPDLLANASLSAEDLRYLDKLRRAAEISMPE, encoded by the coding sequence ATGCGCTTTGACATCATTACGATCTTCCCCAATTTCTTTGAAGGATTCCTGACTCATGGGATACTCTCGCGAGCGCTTACCAATGGTGCTGCAGAGGTCCACACCCACGACCTTCGTGCCTTCACTCACGATCGCCATAAGACCGTAGACGACCGACCCTTCGGTGGAGGCGAAGGTATGGTCCTCAAGCCCGGACCTATCTTCGAAGCCTGCGAGTCACTCAATCTCATCCCGAAGTCTCTTCGCGATCCGTCGAAAGAGACCGTCATCCTGCTCTCGGCACAGGGCCGTCCCTTTACCCAGGCCATCGCGCACGAGTTGGTAGAAGCCGAACGTGTCGTCTTTGTGTGTGGTCGCTACGAAGGCGTCGACGAGCGGGTCAACGAGCAGCTTTGCGACCGCGAACTCTCTATAGGTGATTACGTACTCTCGGGTGGAGAACTCGGAGCCGCAGTCATCATCGACAGCATCGTCCGCTTGCTGCCGGGAGCACTTGGCAATCCGGACTCTGCCCGCTTCGAGAGCTTCGGCGCAGCCGCAGTTCCATCCGTTGTCGCTCCTGGAGAACCTCCACCCTCAACCAATGCTGCAGGTGGTCTGCTCGACTACCCCCATTACACCCGCCCGGCGGACTTCCGCGGAACACCCGTTCCCGAAGTCCTTACTGGCGGCAGCCACGAGGCCGTCCGCAAGTGGCGTCGTCAGATGGCGCTTTGCAAAACGCTGCGAAACCGCCCCGATCTTCTGGCCAACGCATCCTTAAGTGCGGAAGACCTTCGCTATCTCGACAAGCTTCGTCGAGCCGCCGAAATCTCTATGCCTGAATGA
- a CDS encoding DUF3224 domain-containing protein, translated as MAQANGNFEVKMVPQGEATAIPGRMTLDKQFYGDLEATSKGEMLAAMSGVKGSAGYVAMEQVTGALAGRPGSFVLQHSGTMTRGVPTLSVTVVPDSGTGELVGLTGQMTIDIADGKHLYGFEYEIIQA; from the coding sequence ATGGCACAGGCCAATGGAAACTTTGAAGTAAAGATGGTGCCGCAGGGTGAGGCTACGGCGATCCCTGGCCGGATGACGCTCGATAAGCAGTTCTACGGGGATCTCGAAGCGACCAGCAAGGGTGAAATGCTTGCGGCGATGAGCGGCGTAAAAGGATCAGCCGGGTACGTCGCAATGGAGCAGGTAACCGGGGCGCTGGCGGGGCGGCCTGGAAGCTTTGTGCTGCAGCATAGCGGAACCATGACGCGTGGAGTGCCTACGCTGAGCGTAACGGTGGTCCCTGACTCTGGCACGGGTGAGCTGGTGGGGCTGACCGGGCAGATGACGATCGACATTGCGGACGGCAAGCATCTCTACGGCTTTGAGTACGAGATCATTCAGGCATAG
- a CDS encoding response regulator — translation MSEAIRILIVEDHAVVRQGLVALLNTVPEFSVVAQAADGELGLTLFREHQPDVTLMDLRLPKQNGVETIGKIRAEFPEARIIVLTTFDGDEDIYRALQAGAKGYLLKGMDGDVLMEAIRAVHAGKSRVPATVAERLAGRLSGPVLTERETDVLKQIVLGRSNKEIGMALFISEATVKTHINNLLGKLGVSDRTQAATTALQRGIVHLD, via the coding sequence ATGAGTGAAGCAATTCGGATATTGATCGTTGAGGATCATGCGGTGGTGCGCCAGGGCCTTGTTGCGTTACTGAACACTGTGCCGGAGTTTTCAGTGGTCGCGCAGGCGGCGGACGGAGAGCTTGGGCTGACGCTGTTTCGGGAGCATCAGCCGGATGTGACGCTGATGGATCTGCGGCTGCCGAAGCAGAATGGCGTCGAGACGATTGGGAAGATTCGTGCGGAGTTTCCAGAAGCGCGGATCATTGTGCTGACCACCTTCGATGGCGACGAGGACATCTATCGCGCGCTTCAGGCGGGCGCGAAGGGCTACCTGTTGAAGGGAATGGATGGCGATGTGCTGATGGAGGCGATCCGAGCCGTACATGCAGGAAAGTCACGCGTGCCTGCGACGGTGGCCGAGCGGCTGGCGGGCCGGCTTAGCGGTCCTGTGCTGACGGAGCGCGAGACGGATGTGCTGAAGCAGATCGTGCTAGGTCGGAGCAACAAAGAGATTGGTATGGCGCTGTTTATCTCGGAGGCTACAGTGAAGACGCATATCAATAACCTGCTCGGGAAGCTGGGGGTTTCGGATCGGACGCAGGCGGCGACCACAGCGCTGCAGAGAGGCATCGTGCATCTTGATTAA
- a CDS encoding sensor histidine kinase — protein MSFRVRWVLAMVLVAWARSALGLDPRGVLSQYGRQVWETDNGLPQNTVRAIVQTPDGYIWLGTDDGLVRFNGYEFKVFTAETTPELRSHGGSSGGSSIQGLTVDAAGGLWIVTGGKLAFYAHDRFRAVGIMNGLPDATVWFSHKDRGGRLWVSTAGGPCLMQGEHCAAIAAAQGMSVSLESRFAETSDGQVWLGDGAQAVELNASLGRIRAVKTVGGAEIVAEAVDASGRLIVGTAEGLQVLQRGLLAPVAISGAVGRTAVTTLLAASDGSTWVGTSAGLATGNGERFSVVAGKNLGAVQTLFQDREGAIWAGMDRGVARVVGDRVEVFPKADALAGSSVLASFEDREGDLWVGTESDGLTMLHEQKFTTYTTAEGLSGNVVRSVLQDAAGTVWVGTDGGGLNRKTADGFVALTTRDGLSSNVILSLASAPNGDLWVGTPTGLNLVRGRTVKVWTTADGLADDFIRSLLVDKAGDVWVGTRHGLTRIAKEGMTTLTSLDGLGSDFIGVMVQSDDGDLWIGTSGGLTRMRAGKFRNFTIREGLPSNVVTAILPEGHGNLLLGTDGSGLSRWVGESGKAVRLGEKTLPATVFGILREAAGAVWISSRSGIFRLIEATDSLAVEKATAYDTSDGMRVREGSSGGHPAAVRMRDGTLWFATLRGVSVVDPARLHENMVAPLVAVETVLVNDVQRTTESAELTLEPGSQRVEFQYAGMSFVAPQKVRYSYRLEGFDPAWVEAGTHRAAFYTNLKPGHYVFHVTATNSDGVRSPKEATIRVRVRPFFWQTWWFYGVLVLVAAGLAYLIYAWRVRRVEALYSGVMEERSRIARDIHDTLAQGIVSISLQLEVVTRLLGTAPEAARTQLDETRLLVRQSLADARSSIWDLRSEGAEELPVRLGRALKTLTGPTGIAGRLHVTGSYRALGTAVEDEVLRIAQEAVTNAVRHAACGAVEVTLTYEMKAFRLLVVDDGRGFDAGLEGPAGHFGLRGMRERAVKIGGKLSVASAVGQGTRIEVTLRIN, from the coding sequence ATGAGCTTTAGGGTCCGATGGGTTTTGGCGATGGTGCTGGTGGCCTGGGCGCGGTCTGCGCTCGGGCTCGACCCACGTGGGGTGCTGAGTCAATACGGGCGACAGGTGTGGGAGACGGACAACGGTTTACCGCAGAATACTGTCCGCGCGATCGTGCAGACTCCGGACGGCTATATCTGGTTGGGGACCGATGACGGTCTGGTTCGCTTCAACGGGTATGAGTTCAAGGTGTTTACGGCCGAGACGACGCCAGAGTTGAGGAGCCATGGCGGCAGTTCCGGCGGCAGCTCGATTCAAGGATTGACGGTGGATGCTGCGGGTGGTCTATGGATCGTGACGGGCGGCAAGCTTGCCTTCTATGCGCACGATCGTTTTCGGGCTGTAGGCATTATGAATGGGCTTCCGGATGCGACGGTCTGGTTCTCCCACAAAGATCGCGGCGGCCGACTGTGGGTATCGACGGCTGGCGGCCCGTGCCTGATGCAGGGAGAACATTGCGCTGCGATTGCGGCTGCTCAGGGGATGAGTGTGAGCCTGGAGAGCCGGTTTGCCGAAACTTCTGATGGCCAGGTGTGGCTGGGGGATGGCGCGCAAGCTGTTGAGCTGAACGCCTCGCTCGGGCGCATTAGGGCGGTGAAGACGGTGGGCGGCGCTGAGATTGTGGCAGAGGCGGTGGATGCGAGCGGTCGGCTGATCGTGGGCACTGCGGAGGGGTTGCAGGTTTTGCAGCGGGGATTGCTGGCACCGGTAGCGATCTCTGGAGCTGTGGGACGGACAGCGGTGACGACGTTGCTGGCAGCGTCGGATGGCAGCACGTGGGTGGGGACTTCGGCTGGGCTGGCGACGGGGAACGGGGAACGGTTTTCGGTGGTTGCGGGTAAGAACCTGGGAGCGGTCCAGACACTCTTTCAGGATCGAGAAGGGGCGATCTGGGCGGGGATGGATCGGGGGGTGGCGCGTGTCGTCGGGGACCGGGTTGAGGTGTTTCCAAAAGCGGATGCGCTGGCGGGAAGCTCGGTGCTGGCGAGCTTCGAGGATCGGGAGGGCGATCTCTGGGTGGGAACGGAGTCGGATGGGCTGACGATGCTGCACGAGCAGAAGTTCACGACGTATACGACGGCGGAAGGGCTGTCGGGGAACGTGGTGCGGTCGGTGCTGCAGGATGCGGCGGGTACGGTGTGGGTAGGGACGGATGGTGGTGGGCTGAATCGAAAGACGGCCGATGGCTTCGTCGCGCTGACAACGCGGGATGGGTTGTCGAGCAACGTGATTCTATCGCTGGCGAGCGCGCCTAACGGGGATCTATGGGTGGGAACGCCGACGGGGTTGAACCTGGTTCGCGGACGAACGGTGAAGGTGTGGACGACGGCGGATGGGTTGGCGGATGACTTTATCCGGTCGCTGCTGGTGGATAAGGCGGGGGATGTCTGGGTGGGGACGCGGCATGGGTTGACGCGGATTGCGAAGGAGGGGATGACGACGTTGACCTCGCTCGACGGGCTGGGGAGCGACTTTATCGGCGTGATGGTGCAGTCGGACGATGGTGATCTCTGGATTGGTACTTCGGGTGGGCTGACGCGGATGCGGGCTGGGAAGTTCAGAAATTTCACGATAAGAGAGGGGCTGCCGAGCAACGTGGTGACGGCAATCTTGCCGGAGGGGCATGGGAATCTGCTGCTAGGGACTGATGGGAGTGGGTTGAGTCGATGGGTGGGTGAGAGTGGAAAGGCGGTCCGGCTGGGGGAGAAGACGCTGCCTGCGACGGTGTTCGGGATATTGCGGGAAGCGGCGGGAGCGGTGTGGATTAGTTCGCGAAGCGGAATCTTTCGACTGATTGAGGCGACGGATTCCCTCGCGGTAGAGAAGGCAACGGCATACGACACTTCGGACGGGATGCGAGTGCGGGAGGGGAGTAGCGGCGGGCATCCGGCTGCGGTGCGGATGCGGGATGGGACGCTATGGTTTGCGACGTTGCGCGGGGTAAGCGTGGTGGATCCGGCGCGGCTGCACGAGAATATGGTGGCGCCCTTAGTAGCTGTTGAGACAGTGCTGGTGAACGATGTCCAGCGAACGACAGAAAGCGCTGAATTGACGCTTGAGCCGGGAAGTCAGCGGGTGGAGTTTCAGTACGCGGGGATGAGCTTCGTCGCTCCGCAGAAGGTACGTTACTCGTATCGGCTGGAGGGATTCGACCCGGCGTGGGTGGAGGCAGGGACGCACAGGGCGGCGTTCTATACGAATTTGAAGCCCGGACACTACGTGTTCCACGTGACGGCGACAAATAGCGATGGGGTGCGGAGCCCTAAGGAGGCGACGATCCGGGTGCGGGTGCGGCCGTTCTTCTGGCAGACGTGGTGGTTCTATGGCGTGCTTGTTCTGGTGGCTGCGGGGCTGGCGTACCTGATCTATGCGTGGCGGGTGCGTCGGGTGGAGGCGCTGTACAGCGGTGTGATGGAAGAGCGGAGCCGGATTGCGCGGGATATCCACGACACGCTGGCGCAGGGGATTGTGAGTATCTCGCTGCAGTTGGAGGTGGTGACGCGGCTGCTGGGGACGGCTCCCGAGGCGGCGAGGACGCAACTGGATGAGACGCGGCTGCTGGTGCGGCAGAGCCTGGCGGATGCAAGGAGTTCAATCTGGGATCTGCGGTCGGAAGGGGCGGAGGAACTGCCGGTGCGGTTGGGGCGGGCTCTGAAGACGCTAACCGGGCCGACGGGGATTGCGGGGCGGCTGCATGTGACAGGGAGCTATCGGGCGCTGGGGACGGCGGTTGAGGATGAGGTGCTCCGGATTGCGCAGGAGGCAGTGACGAATGCGGTGCGTCATGCAGCGTGTGGTGCGGTGGAGGTAACGCTGACGTACGAGATGAAGGCGTTTCGGCTGCTGGTGGTGGATGATGGGCGGGGGTTCGATGCAGGGTTAGAGGGACCGGCGGGACACTTTGGGCTGCGTGGGATGCGGGAGCGGGCGGTGAAGATTGGCGGCAAGCTCTCAGTTGCAAGTGCGGTAGGGCAGGGGACGCGAATTGAGGTGACGCTGCGGATCAATTAG
- the rplS gene encoding 50S ribosomal protein L19, with product MSIHPIMQKLAAKFERTDLPHFAPGDTVRVQVKIKEGEKERLQAFEGMVIASRKGPHGTFTVRKMSFGQGVERIFPYNSKVVDTVTKVRSYEVRRSKLFYLRGLRGKAARLKEVARATK from the coding sequence ATGTCTATACATCCCATCATGCAGAAGCTGGCCGCCAAGTTCGAGCGGACCGATCTCCCCCATTTCGCTCCAGGCGACACCGTCCGTGTTCAGGTCAAAATCAAGGAAGGCGAGAAAGAGCGCCTCCAGGCATTCGAAGGCATGGTCATCGCCTCCCGCAAGGGTCCGCATGGCACCTTCACCGTGCGCAAAATGAGCTTCGGCCAAGGCGTCGAGCGCATCTTCCCCTACAACTCCAAGGTGGTCGACACCGTCACCAAGGTTCGCTCCTACGAAGTTCGCCGCTCCAAGCTCTTCTATCTCCGCGGTCTTCGCGGCAAGGCAGCCCGTCTCAAGGAAGTTGCCCGCGCTACCAAGTAA
- a CDS encoding pentapeptide repeat-containing protein: protein MATKLKVRTAPRIDAELLADNFVEQLLTGYVCDAKATGIRLPALQSARSQSVEMERCVLRDVALPDPAACKLRLGDVQIEDADLANIDLTSGSLERVEIVSARLTGATFSEAQLTSVLFRDCKLDFAVLRMARLQLCVFENCNLTDADFYGADLSGTIFRDCNLSQADVSQAKLNAADVRDCRLDGLRGTPASMDGLMISPDQASMLITLFGVRVAW from the coding sequence ATGGCGACAAAATTGAAGGTTCGCACCGCACCTCGTATCGATGCTGAGTTGCTCGCTGATAATTTCGTGGAACAACTTCTGACCGGCTACGTTTGCGATGCCAAAGCAACGGGTATTCGCTTGCCAGCCCTTCAGAGTGCGCGTAGCCAATCCGTGGAGATGGAGCGATGCGTTCTGCGCGATGTGGCGCTCCCCGACCCTGCCGCATGCAAGCTGCGACTAGGCGATGTACAGATTGAAGATGCTGACCTTGCGAATATCGACCTGACGAGCGGTTCACTTGAGCGTGTTGAGATCGTGTCGGCGCGACTGACCGGAGCGACGTTCAGCGAGGCTCAACTCACCAGTGTGCTGTTTCGAGATTGCAAGCTGGACTTTGCAGTGCTGCGGATGGCGCGTCTGCAACTGTGCGTCTTTGAGAACTGTAATCTAACCGATGCCGACTTTTATGGGGCTGACCTCTCCGGTACGATCTTTCGCGACTGCAACCTCAGTCAAGCTGATGTTAGCCAGGCGAAGTTGAACGCCGCCGATGTGCGTGACTGCCGTCTCGACGGCCTTCGGGGTACACCGGCCAGCATGGATGGCTTGATGATCAGCCCAGATCAGGCGTCGATGTTGATCACACTCTTCGGGGTGCGCGTTGCGTGGTGA
- a CDS encoding GGDEF domain-containing protein, whose protein sequence is MKRLAVVVTSGCFALVLLGLTGTFEPLFSANYLPHRYCYLAKPELVWTNVITDGLIALSYAVIFGCLMWMVSKLKGTPRLRPYLWILLAFGTFIFACGATHVMEVITVWVPVYPLAAAVKVVAALTSIPTAILFARTTPRLAKSLVHFLVADSELQQANKDLLELSARDALTDLNNRRRFEGVLATEWQRSTRQPCSLALLMIDVDHFKMLNDRYGHLAGDECLRRMGQVFSSRKWRAEDVIARYGGEEFALLLPGSDCQAAAKIGEELRLAVMELQIKNENSPVAPIVTISIGVASRIPEYGQDPRELLGDADAALYRAKDQGRNQVACTDPYGSPDVSRTTEPTAVLNDDLDDMPGLLDVSQSLS, encoded by the coding sequence ATGAAAAGGCTTGCAGTTGTGGTGACCTCAGGATGCTTCGCGCTTGTCCTCCTTGGACTTACTGGGACCTTTGAGCCGCTGTTCTCGGCCAACTACTTACCGCACCGATATTGCTATCTCGCTAAGCCAGAGCTCGTCTGGACGAATGTCATCACCGACGGACTGATTGCCTTGTCCTATGCGGTGATCTTCGGATGTCTCATGTGGATGGTTTCAAAGCTTAAAGGGACGCCCAGACTTCGCCCTTATCTTTGGATACTGCTCGCCTTCGGCACGTTCATCTTTGCCTGCGGAGCGACACATGTGATGGAAGTGATTACCGTGTGGGTCCCGGTTTACCCTCTCGCTGCAGCGGTCAAGGTTGTAGCTGCTCTTACTTCCATTCCAACTGCAATCCTGTTTGCAAGAACAACGCCCAGGTTGGCGAAAAGTCTGGTTCATTTTCTAGTTGCCGATAGCGAACTGCAGCAGGCCAATAAGGACTTACTCGAACTATCCGCTCGAGACGCTCTTACGGATCTCAATAACAGACGCCGCTTCGAAGGAGTGCTTGCTACTGAATGGCAACGTTCGACCCGTCAGCCGTGTTCACTCGCGCTCCTCATGATTGATGTTGATCACTTTAAAATGCTCAACGACCGGTACGGTCATCTGGCTGGTGATGAATGTCTTCGACGGATGGGACAGGTGTTCTCATCGCGAAAGTGGCGGGCTGAAGATGTAATTGCGAGATATGGTGGGGAGGAGTTCGCACTTCTTCTACCAGGATCGGATTGCCAGGCCGCAGCGAAGATCGGAGAAGAACTCAGACTGGCTGTGATGGAGCTTCAGATCAAGAATGAGAACTCGCCAGTCGCTCCGATTGTGACGATCAGCATTGGCGTAGCAAGCCGCATTCCTGAATATGGACAGGATCCAAGGGAGCTTCTGGGCGACGCCGACGCCGCGCTGTATCGCGCCAAAGATCAAGGTCGAAATCAGGTAGCCTGCACGGATCCTTACGGATCACCTGACGTTAGTCGAACCACTGAACCTACAGCAGTGTTGAATGACGATCTGGATGACATGCCTGGGCTCCTCGACGTCTCGCAGAGTCTAAGCTAA
- a CDS encoding YdeI/OmpD-associated family protein gives MRSSTHRAASIILIRVSGPHTLVSMKAPSARSIHDNPAVDAYIDQAKPFAIPILMHLRKLIHKACPEVEESIKWSRPFFSYRGAIICNTSAFNHHCSLGFWGEEIAAVLREADALQSGAMGSVGRITTLSDLPSDKLLLAWLKQAIAFIDSGNYTSPVAARQRVAKPAKSALEPASDFLAALSENGQAATVYAAFSPSCKREYLEWITEAKRPATRAARIVNAVLLIAEGKQRNWKYQN, from the coding sequence ATGCGCAGTTCCACCCATCGCGCCGCATCAATCATCTTGATCCGCGTCTCAGGACCGCATACTCTGGTCAGCATGAAAGCGCCTTCCGCACGATCCATTCACGACAACCCTGCCGTAGATGCATACATCGACCAGGCGAAGCCCTTCGCCATTCCCATCCTCATGCACCTCCGCAAGCTCATCCACAAGGCCTGCCCAGAGGTGGAGGAGTCGATTAAGTGGTCGCGCCCGTTCTTCTCCTATCGCGGCGCCATCATTTGTAACACCTCCGCCTTCAACCATCACTGCAGTCTCGGCTTCTGGGGTGAAGAGATAGCGGCTGTGCTTCGCGAAGCTGATGCACTCCAGTCCGGAGCGATGGGATCGGTAGGTCGCATCACCACCCTTAGCGATCTCCCTTCTGACAAACTGCTCCTCGCCTGGCTCAAGCAGGCTATAGCGTTCATCGACTCCGGCAACTACACCAGCCCGGTCGCCGCTCGCCAGAGGGTAGCGAAGCCCGCAAAGTCCGCTCTAGAGCCTGCCTCAGATTTTCTCGCAGCACTATCAGAGAACGGGCAGGCCGCTACCGTGTACGCCGCCTTCAGCCCCAGTTGCAAACGCGAATATCTAGAGTGGATCACCGAAGCCAAACGCCCTGCCACTCGCGCTGCGCGCATCGTCAATGCAGTCCTCTTGATCGCCGAAGGCAAGCAGCGTAACTGGAAGTACCAGAACTAA